The genomic DNA CTTTCTTATGCTTGATGCCCGCCCATTTGGAATGTCCAGCCATGACTGCGGATGCCAGGCTCTCGTCGGTAAGATGGCGGTAGTATAACACCCGTGAAGGCCCGCGACAACGCCGGAATGCTTACGTGGCGGGGGGCTCAGGCAGGACGTGGCCGAGGAGGGCTTCGATTTGCTCAATCAGCGCTTTGGCCTGCCGCGGCTTGCTGATGTAGGCGTTGGCACCCAGCTCCCGGCACAGCGTTTCGTCCATCTCTTGGCCTTTGCCGGTGAAAATAATGATCGGAATCGCGCGATACGTGGGATCATTTTTCAAGGTGCTGCAGACGTCGTAGCCGCTGCGCTTCGGCAGCATCAGATCAAGGATAATCACATCGGGCTGGCCGAGGCGAGCTTTCGTCAGGGCGTCCTCCCCATCCATCGCGATCAGCACTTCGTAGCCGGCAACTTCAAGCCGTTTGCCCACGGTCTTCACAATGGCGGGCTCATCATCAACGAGCAGGACACGCCGCTTGCCTTGCGCCATCATCTCCTCCGGCTCATCGCCCTACCAGCGCTGCCGCTGCGCTTGCGCCAACAATTCCTCGAAGTCTTTCACGAGCAGATCCGGCGCGGCCTCACGCAGCTCGGCCTCATCAGAAAACCCGTGCAGGACCATCGCGGTCAGCACGCCGGCCCGCCGCCCCGTCTCCACATCGATGGGGCTGTCCCCGATGAACACCGCGTCCATCGATGGAACCGCCTGGTGGCTGAGCACCGCCATGAGCGCGGCCGGATCCGGTTTCTTCGGATACCCGGAATTGCCGCCGATGATGTCGCGAAAATACTTGGCCACGCCTAAACCCTCTAAAATCTGCGTGGAATAGGGATTGGGTTTATTCGTGATCACGGCCTGCCGACGATCCTTGAAATACTCCAACATCTGCTGCGCGTTCGGATACAGCCGGCTGTGATCGAGCAAATGCCGAGTATAGTAGGCGCGGTAGATCTCAACACCGTCGTCGATCGCCGCCGCGTCCTCCGTTTCCAGGCACTGGCGCACCAGCTCCTGCACGCCGCCGCCGATGTAGCGCCGAACCTCCTCGGCCGGTTTCGGTGTGAGGCCCACGCGCTGCCGCATGTGATTCGCCGCTTCCGTGATATCCTGCAGCGTATCGACGAGCGTGCCATCAAGATCATACAGGAGCAGCTGCTTCATGATCTATTGTACTCTAAAACACAACCGCCGCCAGCGCAAGTGCCGGCGGCGGATGGCGTTGGCGAGCGAGACGACCGGGGCGCCCCGCCTTACCAGTAGCAACCGCACGAGACTTCAGAGCCTCTTGGGCCGTGAAGCAGCGACCCCACGATCTGCAACAGTTCGGCCACGTTATACGGTTTGGTCAAATACACATCAGCCCCGCTGCGATACCCGTGGACTTGATCAATCGGACGATCCAGGCCGGTCACCATCACGACCGGCACCGCCCAGGAATCGTACCGTTTGCGCAGCTCTTCGCAGACGGAGAATCCATCAATATCCGGAAGGCGCAGATCGAGTATCGCCAAGGCGACCGGATGCTGGGCGGCGTATTTCAGCGCCTCAAGCCCGGTGCGCTCGGTATGCACCTGAAACCCCGCCGATTCCAACACGCGCCGCAGCAGCCTCGCCTGGGCGTCATCATCTTCAACCGCAAGGATTTCCTCGTGGCGTTCGGTCACGGTCATCCGGCCCCCTATGAGATGTGCCTACTGTAGGTATGGCTGACGGAGGAGTCTCTTGTCAAGAGGCCGAGGAGCCTGGGAATGTCCGGCTTAGTCGGTCGCGGCGGCGGGGGGTGCCAGCAGCCGTGTGATTTGCTCGAGGAGCACGCAATCGTCCTCGTCTTTGGTGAGGTACACGTCGGCGCCGAACATCAGCCCGGCGAGATGGTCCTTCGGTTGATCTTTGGCGGTCAGCATCACCACGGGAAGCTGTTTGGTCGCAGGATTCTTTTTCAGGTGGGCGCAGACTTCATAGCCGTTGAGCTTGGGCAGCATGATATCCAGAATGATGAGATCCGGATGGTCGGTCGCCGTTTTTGCCAGGGCCTCTTCGCCGTCCGCCGCCACGCTGACGGCATATCCGGCCACCTCCAGCCGCTTGGTATAGAGCTTCTGCATGCTTGTATCATCATCCACCAGCAAAATCCGTTGTTGCGGCTGCGCCATCACCGGCTCCTCACCCCACCATGATAGCGGAAGCCGACGACTGGCTCAAGTGGAGGAGGCGTCTCTAGCGGGGCCGCTCTTCCGACCGCAGCGCCTTGCGTGGGCTGGGGGGCTGGGGGGCCGTCGAAGGAGGCTTTCCTGATATCAAGTTCCGGGCTTTCAGAGACTCCGCCGGCGCGGGCGTGGACGCCGCCGAGGGCGCCGAGGACGGTTTCGCGGAAACGCCCCCACTGTCTTCCTTGGGCGGTGTCGCCTTCCAATCCGACAGCCCGACTTGCCATTCGCGGTTTCCGGAGGGAGCTAAGGCCTTGGCATCCTCCGCCTCGCTCTCTGGGGCGGGGACATCGCTATACGGCGTGAGCCCGTGCTGCCAGCCGACCCCGTCTTCTGAAGAGGCGGCAGGGTCATCCGTGGCGTCCTTTGAGGCCTCGGATGGGCCGGTCGTCTGATCCGCCGCCCAAGCAAGCGACGCCGTCACCATGATCGCGCCGAGCACCAGGCTCGATGATCGTATGGCCGTCTCGCTCATTTCTTACAACCATACCATACGCGCCCGCGCTATTGAAGAGCGATCGATTTCCACCGCAAGTTAGTGAGGTAGATTCCCCGCTTTATTTTGACCGCGCGGCGTGTTATAACCTCACTCATGAGCGGCCGCCGATTGGCCTTGTACCAGCGGTATCCTCGGTCAACGCTTGTCGTTCTCCCCACCATTATCCTCTCCGCCGTGTTCCTGTTTGAGGGTCTTTCGCTGCCGATCCTCTACTCAAAAAAATTATTTTGGCAGACGAGCTATTCCGTCTGGACAGGCATCGTCAGCTTGTGGGAGCAAAGCGAGCTGGCGTTGGCCACCATCGTGTTCTTCTTTTCCATGGTCTTTCCCGTCATCAAATTGCTCGCCCTGGCCACTCTCTGGTTTCTCAAGCTGCGGGAGGAACAGCGCAGCCAACTGCTCCGGTGGTTAAGTGTGTTAGGGAAGTGGTCAATGTTGGATGTCTTCGTGGTCGCCATTCTCATCGTGCTGGTGAAGCTGGGCCCGCTCGTCACCATTGAACCTCGCATCGGCATCTACTTCTTTGCCGGCGCCATTCTTTGCTCGATGCTGACCACGATGTACGTTGAACGCATCGCCAAACGTGTATCGCGCCCGCGCTAGGGGGGCGTGGCGGCCCGAATTTCCTTGATCCGCTTGGCCATCGCATCAGCGGCTTCCGTCATGCCCTGCCTTCGCAAGACGTGCTCGTACGGTTCGAGGACCGTGAGCACATGCGGAGCATTCGGGGCGACATGGCGTTCCGTCAGCGCCAATGACCGCTGATAGACCGCCGCAGCCTCCGCAAAGCGGTTCTGGGCGGCATACGCTTTCCCCACGTTATTGAGCGACTGTACTACCGCCGCATCGTTGGGAGGGAAGGCGCGCTCGCGGATGGCCAGGGCCCGACGGTGCAGCTGCTCCGCTTGAGCAAATCCGCTCTGCCGCTGGCGCATGTAGCCCAAATCATTCAGGACTTGCGCGACCTGCTGATGGTCCAAGCCATAGGCCGCTTCGGCAGCGGCCAAGGCGCGCTCCGCCATGGTGATCGCCTTGGAAACCTGGTTGGCCTGGACGAGCAGCGTGTACTGCGCGATCAGCTCATTCACTTGCTGCTCCGACGCCTGCGGGCGAGGGGCGTCTTGCGCCCATGCGGATGCGCCCGCCACCACAAGCAGCAGTCCGATGGCAGCGATGCGTCTCACGAGGGGATCTCCTGCTCCAACCGCTGAGGCTTCGCGTAACGGATCACCGTGCGCACGAGCACCTCAAGATCAAATGGCTTCACCAGGTAATCGCGCGCCAGCAACGCTTGGGATTGGAGAATCGATTGCGAATCGCTTTTGGCCGTTAAGATCACCACCGGAATGCCGATCGTCGACGCGCTCGCTTTCAGCCGCAGGAGGACATCAAACCCGTCCATTTTTGGCATCATCAGATCCAACAGGATCAAATCGACTCGATGGCGCTGCGCATACTGCAGCCCCTGCTCGCCGTTCGAGGCGGTCACCACGTAATAGTGGTACGGTTCAAGGGCTCGCTTGACCAGCTCACGGATTTTCGGCTCATCATCCACCACGAGGATCCTCTTGGTTCTCATCGCTGAGCGTAGTGTAGCACCGCCTGGTGTCGCTCGCAAACTCCACCCTGTGGTATAGTGGATCAATGGCGAGTTCCCTGCGCGTGAGGCCCCGTTGGTTCGGTTGTGTGGCATGGCTCACGGTTGCGCTCAGCGGCTGCGGCAGCCTGCCCTCCCGCCACAGCTCCTCTCCCGGCAACGTCGTCCGCATCGCCGGAACCAAAGGCCACTGGCAGATCCTGCTCAATGGCCGCCCCTTTGAGCTTCAGGGTGTGGGAGCGGCCTATGCGCGCGGCAGCGATGGCGCGGACTATCTCGCGATGGCGCGAGCCATGGGCGCGAACACGGTCCGGACCTGGGGCACGCGCCAAGGCACCCGCGAGTTTCTGGATCAAGCGCACCGCTACGGGTTGTACGTCGACGCCGGCATCTGGCTCAACCCCGTGTATGAGGACGGCACGTGCAGCTACATCACCGATACGGCCTATCAGCGCCAGGTCAGAGACGAAACGATTCAGTACGTCACCGCGTATAAGAACCACCCGGCCATTCTGTTCTGGAATATCGGCAATGAAACGATCCACTTCACCCGGAAAGAGGAAGAGCGCGTGGCGTTCAGCCGATTTCTTGAAGCGCTGGTTCAGGAGGTCCATGCCATCGACCCGCATCATCCCGTCATTCACACCTCAGCGTTTACGTCCGCCGTCGACTACGTCAAACGGTATGCGCCCAGCGTGGATATTTTCGGGCTGAACGTCTATGGGGGCTTGGAAGACGCGCATCGGGAGGTGATCGACAAGCTCTCGATCCCGTATGTCGTGACGGAGTTCGGGCCGATCGGGCCGTGGGACCGGCCTCGGGACATCCATGGCAAGGCGATCGAGCTGACGGATGTGGAGCGCTCAGAGTTCTACGAGCAACAGGCCGCGTTCATTCAGCGGCACCGAGGGTATGCGCTGGGCGGGTTTCCGTTTGCGCTCGGCGAAGCCAATCAAGTTTCCCTGATCTGGTGGAACCTGAATTACCAGCGCTACAAGCGATTCGCCTTCCTCAAACTTCAAGCGCTCTATACGAAGCAGCCCATGGGCAATCGGCCTCCGGCGGTGCGGGCGCTGGAGTTCAGCAAGCAGCAGGCGTTGCGCCCCGGCGAGCCCTTTGAGATTCGCGTGGATTACTGGGAACCTGAAGGCGAGGCCGTGGAATTTCGCTACTTCGCCTCAACCAGCGAGGAAACCCCA from Candidatus Omnitrophota bacterium includes the following:
- a CDS encoding response regulator, with the translated sequence MAQGKRRVLLVDDEPAIVKTVGKRLEVAGYEVLIAMDGEDALTKARLGQPDVIILDLMLPKRSGYDVCSTLKNDPTYRAIPIIIFTGKGQEMDETLCRELGANAYISKPRQAKALIEQIEALLGHVLPEPPAT
- a CDS encoding HAD-IA family hydrolase — protein: MKQLLLYDLDGTLVDTLQDITEAANHMRQRVGLTPKPAEEVRRYIGGGVQELVRQCLETEDAAAIDDGVEIYRAYYTRHLLDHSRLYPNAQQMLEYFKDRRQAVITNKPNPYSTQILEGLGVAKYFRDIIGGNSGYPKKPDPAALMAVLSHQAVPSMDAVFIGDSPIDVETGRRAGVLTAMVLHGFSDEAELREAAPDLLVKDFEELLAQAQRQRW
- a CDS encoding response regulator: MTVTERHEEILAVEDDDAQARLLRRVLESAGFQVHTERTGLEALKYAAQHPVALAILDLRLPDIDGFSVCEELRKRYDSWAVPVVMVTGLDRPIDQVHGYRSGADVYLTKPYNVAELLQIVGSLLHGPRGSEVSCGCYW
- a CDS encoding response regulator, with the translated sequence MAQPQQRILLVDDDTSMQKLYTKRLEVAGYAVSVAADGEEALAKTATDHPDLIILDIMLPKLNGYEVCAHLKKNPATKQLPVVMLTAKDQPKDHLAGLMFGADVYLTKDEDDCVLLEQITRLLAPPAAATD
- a CDS encoding paraquat-inducible protein A, whose product is MSGRRLALYQRYPRSTLVVLPTIILSAVFLFEGLSLPILYSKKLFWQTSYSVWTGIVSLWEQSELALATIVFFFSMVFPVIKLLALATLWFLKLREEQRSQLLRWLSVLGKWSMLDVFVVAILIVLVKLGPLVTIEPRIGIYFFAGAILCSMLTTMYVERIAKRVSRPR
- a CDS encoding tetratricopeptide repeat protein, producing MRRIAAIGLLLVVAGASAWAQDAPRPQASEQQVNELIAQYTLLVQANQVSKAITMAERALAAAEAAYGLDHQQVAQVLNDLGYMRQRQSGFAQAEQLHRRALAIRERAFPPNDAAVVQSLNNVGKAYAAQNRFAEAAAVYQRSLALTERHVAPNAPHVLTVLEPYEHVLRRQGMTEAADAMAKRIKEIRAATPP
- a CDS encoding response regulator, with product MRTKRILVVDDEPKIRELVKRALEPYHYYVVTASNGEQGLQYAQRHRVDLILLDLMMPKMDGFDVLLRLKASASTIGIPVVILTAKSDSQSILQSQALLARDYLVKPFDLEVLVRTVIRYAKPQRLEQEIPS